A region of the Equus quagga isolate Etosha38 chromosome 11, UCLA_HA_Equagga_1.0, whole genome shotgun sequence genome:
aggggaaagcaTGAACCTCAATTttcatatctatctatctatcaacatctatctatctatctatctatctatgtggCGAAGAGAAGAGGAGAACAGTGTGCATTGGTATAGTCAAAGGAGACTTCATGGAAGAGATGGTTCTTGGATATGGCCCTGAAGGATGGGGTGGGTTTGGAGAAGTAGAACCACACCAACAAAGACTCCGAGGCTGGACTGTGAACCTGACTTAGGGCTGCCCTGGCTTCCAGTTGGTTCACCTGCAGGCAACTTGctattctttttgctttgtttggtcATCTGGGCTCTTTTCCTCTCAGaaaactagtatttattgaactCTGCCTGCGTATTTAGTGTGATTTTCTATCAGGATGTGTGAGATGCACCCCTGATACCTTCCTGAAGATGGAGTAAAGCAAGCCAAGGGAATAAGTCTTGAGAACACTGCTTAGGGCGAGAGCTACTCTGCCGTCACAGAGCTCACTAGGCAGTCCCGCCTCCCACAGTTTCTCTGCTTGTTTGTCCCTGCCCTAGCTGGAAGCCTGTGGCAGAATACATCGACCAGCAGTTTGAGCAGTATTTCCGAGACGAGAGTGGCCTAAACCGCAAGAACATCCAAGACAACAGGGTGCACTGCTGCCTCTACTTCATCTCGCCCTTCGGCCACGGGTATGGTCCGAGCCTGAGGCTCCTGACACCACCGGGTGCTGCCAAGGGAACAGGCCGAGAGCACCAGGGGCAGGGCTGCCACTAGCCGGTGGTCACAGATTCCTGTTCCCCAGGCTCCGGCCACTGGATGTTGAATTCATGAAGGCCCTGCATCAGCGGGTCAACATTGTGCCTATCTTGGCTAAGGCGGACACACTGACACCTCCTGAAGTGGAGCGCAAGAAACGCAAAGTGAGGGAagctggtggggggaggggagcaggtgggCTTCTGGAAAGGATGGGGTCCCCAGAACTGTGGGCCCCTCATGTGTTTGCCAGATCCGGGAGGAGATTGAGCGCTTTGGAATCAAGGTCTACCAGTTTCCAGACTGTGACTCTGATGAGGATGAGGACTTCAAATTACAGGACCAAGCCCTAAAGGTGGGGCCACCCCAGGGCTTCCCTTTCCCATGTTGTCTTTTCTGGGCAGAAGAGGGAAGTAGAATTCTATATAAGGGTGGGCTAGGACCTTCTTTCCTAAAATGAGgcagagaagatgaaaatatAGGTGAAAGGAACAGGTGAGAAGGAGGGTGTTGACAGGCGCCCTTACTTCTTCCAGGAAAGCATCCCATTTGCTGTAATTGGCAGCAACACTGTGGTAGAGGCCAGAGGGCGGCGAGTTCGGGGCCGGCTCTACCCCTGGGGCATTGTTGAAGGTAAAGCCCCGAGCTTGTGACTGGGGGATCTCCTTGCCCTCAGCGGCTCTCCCCTACCCATGCCCCTGGCTGACTCCTAGCCTTGCTATGCAGTGGAAAACCCAGGGCACTGCGACTTTGTGAAGCTGAGGACAATGCTGGTGCGTACTCACATGCAAGACCTGAAGGATGTGACACGGGAGACACATTATGAGAACTACCGGGCACAGTGCATCCAGAGCATGACCCGCCTGGTGGTGAAAGAACGGAATCGCAAGTATGGCCAGAAGCCAGGACAGAGCAGGCAGTGGGGGGGATCCCAAGCGCAGCCCTGGGTGAGACCAAGcccttcctttgttcttctaCAGGCCCTGGGCTCAATCCAAGCAGGTGCTGGGGTCCCCCTAGCCTtaccaacccccctttccccttcccctcagcAAACTGACTCGAGAGAGTGGTACCGACTTCCCCATCCCTGCTGTCCCACCAGGGACAGATCCAGAAACAGAGAGGCTGATCCGAGAGAAAGATGAGGAGGTGAGAGCAGTACGAGGTGGTAAGGTTTGATAGCCTGGGAGGTCCCCTGCTTGATCATAAACCTCAGTATCTCTTGGTTTGAGAATAGGAAGATCCCTGGCTCTGGTGCATATCTGGGTCCTGGATTGGTGGATTAATGGTTCTACCCAGGGTCTCCATGACACTTCAGGGCTACCAAAGCCCTGGCTTGAGGGATTAGAGCTTGGGGGTACTTCCCCAAAACTAGAGGACTCTCTGAAAGGCCCTATTTTGATGCATGTGCCTGTTCCAGCTGCGGCGGATGCAGGAGATGCTGCACAAAATCCAAAGACAGATGAAGGAGACCCATTAGCTGGCTTTCAGCCCTGGATATTTAAATCTCCTCCTCTTCGTCCTGCCCATACCGGCCCCTCCCAGCACCAGCTCTGCTCAGGCCCCTGCAGCTACTGCCACTTCGCCTTACatccctgctgcctccccagagACTCAGAGGAAATAAAGTTTAACAAATCTATAGGTGGCTTCTGGTGTCACTGTCTGTATCTTTATCACCTCCCAGAGACCAAGATCCTAGGACCCAGTTTGGAAAGGTGGCTGGAGGAGGGTGCTGGGTTCTGGCTTTCAGTagggaagggagagtggggaAAACTTTCCCCTCCTCTGACAGGCTTCAGTCTCTGCCTAGAATCCAGCCTGGCCTCTCCATCTTACTAACCGTATCTATCCTGTCTCTATTACCTGGGGCCTGagcctctctccatctttcccatATACAGTACTTtcaatttatagaaatttttGTCTGATATCGGCCCTTGGGAAAACATGGTGTTAACTGCACGCAGCCTCCTGACTTCTATTTCCCCTGATTTGGGGAAAGAGATATGCAGAATTAAGCTCACTACTCTAGGCAGCAGGTGATGGAGCATTGAAAAATGTTGAAATCCCTTTAAGCACCATCACTGTAGTAAGTGCTGAGAATGGATAAAGTACAATCATTGCCTTGAGGGAGTCcagtattcatttaacaaatatttattaagcatctgctaGGTtgcagacactgttctagatCCTGGAGTTAAAGCAGTGAACAGAGGCAAAGTTCCCGTTTTCCTGGAATTTACTAACTGTAGTAAAAGTTCCAATGTTCTATAAACAAAGAGGCACGTGAAGACATtttggccccatggcctggtaTTAACGCATTCAGGCCCACTCCCACACAGAAGCTATCTGCTGAGAATCTCAactgttctccatttctgtcGGGCTGGTGGTATCCCCGGGCCAAGGCGACCTCCAGCGGCCACCCTCCGCCCTGCTGTCTGCTCTGGCTCTCCAGACGATAGGAGGGGAGGAGCGAAGAGCTGGGTCCTCGGGAGAGTCCTGTTCCCCACCCCCTTTATAGAGCAGGAGGTCGCAGCTAGCTAGTGACAGGTTTCCTATCTCTCAGGTGAGAGATCTTTACTCAGGACTGACCGCACCATGCAGGTCGTGAAGAACGGCAAGGTCGATGATGATGAAAAGTGAGAGTTGGAGGAACCCGTCAAAGCGCGAAAGAGGGGAAACCCTCCCGCCGCTAGTCGGACAAGACTGAGACGGAACCTCaggcccagccctccctcctctcagccgggggggggggggggggggtcttctctccttttctggctTTCGGACCGGATGGCCGCAGCGAAACCAAAACGGGAAGCAGATAAACCGAAGGGCCACCAGGGAATTATTTGAGAAGTAACCCCCAGGAGGAGTCGTCACCGGAAGTGGCTGTAAAGCCTGTGCCCCTACAAGGCCCCGCCTCCAATTGCGCTACCAGTAGGCGACAGGCCGCCCCCACTTCCGGCCCCTGGAGCCATAGCTAGCAGCCCCCCTTTTACTGCTCCCTGATTGGTTGCCGCAGGGACGCGCTGTGATTTCCCATTGGTTGCGTCTCCTCTCCGGCGCCGCTCCTCCTCCCTCAAGGTACAGTCTCGCCTCCCGGCACCCGATAGGCTAAAGGCTGGGAGGGCGTCTGCCCTACTTGACCAATGAGCGGCGTGAAGAGTGAGGGCGGCGGCTGCgtggtgggggcagggcgggACTTGCTGTGGCTATTGGCCAGGGCGGGCACAGGCCAGAGATACGATTGGCTGGGGAGAGAGGCACCGTGGTGGGGTCGTAGCTGCGCGGCCTCAGCAGCTGCGGGAGACGGAAGTGGTGAGAGCGCGGCCTCGGAGGGTCGGGCGGACGCCGCCTGGGTGAGTCACCGTGCCCCGTGCACTGCCAGTCCGGGAACCGCAAAGACCGTGTCTTGCCCGGCCCCGCCCCGACCCCACCGGTTTTCGTGAGCCCCGCCCTCTGTCATTCGGGACTCCGCCTCCGAGTCTTTAGGCTCCGCCCCTAGAACCTGGGCACCTGGGCTCCCCTGCCAGCCTGGCCCGCCCCCCGGGGCCACATCCCCTAGGTCTGGGAACCCTGGGACTCCCAGGTCTtgtccttgtctctctcttcgTTTCCCTGAGGCTGCGTGCCAGTGGGCGGTGAGGCAGCACCTCTGGCTTGTCGCTTGCTGGCTCCCCCATGAGGAAGGGTAGGCTGTGATCAGGGGGGAGGGCAGGACCACGGATGGAGGCGTTTATCCCCGCAGCCTTCCTACGGACACTGCTCGACTGCTCTTGAGCTCAGAGAGGAGGCGTGAAGGAAAATGTCAATGAAACCTGGGCCTGGCTCCCTAAGAGGGCCAAGGAGGCCCATCCTGAATTTTCTGTTGCTTGGGCCCATTTGACAGGTACTGACTCCGAGGCCTGGGCTGGCCTGATTCTGTCCCTGTTGTGTGGCCTCCTCCCACTAACCTGCACCCCACTTGGTGTCAAGTACATTCAGTAGGCTCTGTCCAGCCCTGCTGCCTTTGATCACAGGTTGTGGTCCCCTCCCTCTTGTACTCTGCTTTGGACTCTGCTCCCAGTAAACAGGTCAGGTGGGTGCTACTCCCAGACTCAGAGGCTGGTAGAGCATTCCGGTGGATTTGTGTGCCCATCAGGGCCAGCAGTGAGTCCTGGTAGGCAGCCTCTGTCTCTTCAGAGTTGGCAGTTCTTTTGCTCTCCCACAAAGAAAAGGGTTTGGAGTGTTCTACTTCTCCTTCTAGATCTGGGAATCAGGACTCTTGAGTTCTGCTGAAGAATCTTGGATGACACTCATTCCTGCTCCAGAACTTTGTGGCTGACTTCATGCCCTGCAGAATCACTTGTTGCTTTCTCCCCATGTAGCTCCCATTGCCTCTGTCTGGCATGTACAGAGGCTGGATtctctgggaaggaagagaataagAACTGTAGAGAAGTTCAGGAGTAAATGTGTGGCATTTGTTGATTCTATGGTGATGTAACGTGTTCTTTACTCTTATGTTTCTGTCTCCTTACAGTGAGAAGCAGGCAGCCAAGACCCTCACCAAGGTAGAATGGTGAGTACTCTCTCTTAACTCAGACCATTGTGTTTCTATAATCCTTGTGTCTTTCTCCATGAAGCTGCCCCGCCCCTCCTGGACCTTGAGCTCCGGGTTACTCTGTTCAGCTCCTAAACAGGTTCATCTGCCCTGGAGATAAATTAGGGTTTCTTTAGATTGCAAAACACCATGCAATATACTGGCACTGGGACAGGAAGCCTCAGAAGTCTTTTTCTGCATGTGTTATGGCATGCTTTCTCCACACTACCACTGGCTCTCTCAGCTCTTCATAATGGctcttctcttgcttttcctgGGTCCCTGGTAGAAACTCTCTGTTCTGGTCTGAAAAGCGAGGCCTCTTTTATCTCAAGATCCTTGTACTTCCTAGTGGGCCCCTTGAATATTGTGGGTACTGTATTAGGAGTGACTCCACTAAAATTGTGGGGCTTCTCCAGCTCCAAAGTGCTGCTGTCCATTAAGCTACTGCAGGCAACAGCTGACTGGATATACAGGATACCACCAGGATAGCACCCTCAAGGTGCCCAGGAtatcattctgtgtgtgtgtgtgtgtgtgtgtgtgtgtgtgtgtgtgtgtttatagtgCTCCCAAATACTTTTCATATTCTGAGAACTGCCCTTCTCTCACCCCAAGTTCAGGGAACTCTTTCAGCCCTGAGAGCTAGGAGCAGGAAGCAGTGAGATGTGAAGGGAGTGGAGAGCTGCGGGCCCTGGCCCAGACCAGGCCCTCGCTCTGGCCATGTCTCTTCAGTTCTTTCAGGTGTCCCCTGTGCTTAGGGACAGCTTAAGGAATTCAGTTAGTGAGAGGACTCCCCCCTTCCCTCCACAGACATGTGGGTATGTGGTGTGTGCAGTATTGTTTTGGGTTCTTCTCAGAGAGCCTGCTGGTCTTGGCCCCCACCAACTGATAgcccttctcctttttctcttctgtgataCCCTGAAAAGACCGTGGGCTTCAGAGTCAGCCTGGTCTAATCGTGAACCCTAGCACCACTACTTCAATACCTTAGGCAGATTGCACATATTCTCTCTAAGCCTGACGTCTCACCGTAAAACAGGATAAAGCTTACTTCATGAGGAGTTAAAAGATTTTAGTGAGATAATGTTTAAAACATATCTGGCTCATAGTAGGCACTTAAGGAAATGTCAGGTTTCCTTccattcctcccttctcctttctcccaaaACCAAAACTAAAGCCCTGGTTTCTGAAAGTTACCAGGCACAGGAAGTGTGGGGTTCCAGTCAGCTCCTTCTGTGACTCTTAGTGACATTTTGAGCTTTTATCACTTCTTATTTCTTGGCCCTCTACCCAACTCCCTCCATCCCCCTACCCTTGggtttcaagttttgtttttcattgcttCTGTGGTCCATAGTTCCAgcttttctctttcccagcttaagaaattctttctcctccaagAAGGACTTTCTTACCCAGAAGTCAGAGGATGTGAAACAAGGGAGAGATGCGGCTGAAGGAgtagggctgggcaggggccgtGGTATAAAAATCTCAGAGAATTTCCCTTTCAGGAGTGTGGAATGGCCGAGCTGGCACTAGACCAGGGGCAAAAAGGGCGCGGGATTTAGTGAGGTCAGGGGATTGGAGGACACTACAGTGGTGGGGTATGGCAGGGGTATGGTGGGTGGTGGTtttggagggaaaggaggaagccTTGAAAATGGAAAGGGCATGAGGTGGAGGTACGTGGGCTCCATCTTGGGAATTCAGAGCAGGGGGGAAACTCAGAGAGGAGAGGGCGTCGGGACGGACATGTGAACAGAGTGGTGTGAGGTGGCTCACCTGGGAAGATGGGAAGTGAAAAGATTTAGACGATCCCGCCTTCCCCTCTCACGCCGTCTGGGGGCAGTCCCACAGCCCAGACTCCTGGAAGCCCCTGGACGTCCCCTGAGGACGCCCTCCCACGCAGccgaggggctgcagggagggaggatcCTGGGGCTATGGGCGGGGCCCGGAGGgtccgccccgcccccgccttcTCCGCGCGATTAGGGGCGCCCCCCTCGCCTCGCTCCCCCCTTTCCACGCTCGTGCCGGAGGGCGGAGCTGGGCTCGCTCCAttgtggagaggaggggagaagcgCGCGGGAGCCGCACCGAGGCCCCGTCGCCAGCGCGCTCGCCTCCAGGCCGCCGCGGCTGCACCTGGCGGACTCCGCAGCCGGGATGCGGCGGGCGCCCGGGACTGGCGGGCAGCGCAGCGGCTCCGTGGACATGTGCGCTGGCTCAGACCGCCCGCGATCATGAGCCTGACCGCCCGCGTTTCCTGCTCCATGCTCAGCTGCTTCGTAAGTGCCAGCCCCGCCTGCGGAGGCCCCGGGGCCCCCAAGGCTTTCTGCACCCTCAGCCCcgcccagggccagcccttgaGATTCCGAATTTCAGCCCATCCCCCTTCCCAAGGCCCCTGGCAGGGGAGGCGggttctcccttttctttcttgaacTTGCTTTAATCTTCGGATGCCAGGGATTGTCGCAGGCCAGGGATGGAAATTCTGTGCCCCATCTTGGCCCCGCAGCCACTGCCCTTGACTGCAGATCTCCAGGCCCCGCCCTGCAGGGGTACATCCTTTTACCTCCGCCTCTCCATCTTGGTCCCACCCGCTGCATCCGTGCTTGGGGATGTGGGATGTGGCTAGTAGGCCCTCTGGGATGTTAGGGGGCTGGTCGGGGAGCACAGGATGTTTGCGCTGTCTCCCTGGCTCCAGTCCCCTCCCCCTTCCACTATTCCATCCCTCACCTGACACGCCAGTCTTTTCTCCTTGACTGTCCCCCAGACagcctctcttctccatcttccctgCCTCTGCAGGCCTCCGTACCTCTGCATCATTCTcagtcctcccctcctccccttctggcTTAATGCTCCTTCCCAGCTTTCCCCATCTGTCCTCTCAGATGttcccacccctcccttcctcacCCCCCGTGGGTGTCTGTcaggcctcctctctctctcccctggctGTCCTTGGGTCTCCTGGTTCCTCCCAGGTGTCTGGatcccctcttctcccctccctggtgGTTGGGAGGGGAGTTACTTCTGCTTGCTATGGGTATTCCTCAGGAAATCCCCTCAGATCAGCAGGCAGGGCAGGTTGCttggagcaggggtgggggtggggggggtgctTGTTAGCAGCGTGGGCCTAACTGGAAAATCAGCTCAGCTCCAGAACACATCCTCCTTTTGAAAGCATCCATGAAGGCCCTCTAGAGGCATGGGACTGAATCCTCCAACCCACTCCTCTTTGTCTCCTTCACCCACTGGAATGAAGCCTCAGTGGCCTTAGGTGCCTGCTTTCCTCCTGTCTCTATAACCAGCTGCCACACTGGTTCCTTTTCCTCAGGGTAGCACTTCCTATTCCCACTTCTGTCTTACCCTTACAGtagtctttctcttccttagttttctctcctcctccatttggAAAATTTTGGTGGTTCTATAGGAGAGTCCCTCTTTGTGGAGCGCAGATTCCAGTTCCTCTTTGAACCTTACTCTTCCCTTAGGCTTAATAGGTTTGAGTACTCTGTCCACTTCACCCCTCCCACCAGGCCAggtctcttttccctcctctggtGACCAGAACCTTTATAAGGGTGTATGTGGGTTTattgaggggaggggagcagaatgAGGCCTAATGGGCCAAGTGGAGCCTGGTGACTTAGGGCTGAGGCCTTCCCCACAGGGTGAGGAGGGCCCCCCCAGCCTGGAGTACATCCAAGCCAAGGATCTGTTCCCCCCCAAGGAACTAGTGAAAGAGGAGGAGAATCTGCAGGTAAGGAGGAGTTGGGGACCCGGGGTGGGTGGAGCTCCCTGCCCGGTTGAAAAacaccctccttttcctctccccccaaaaatatcTCTAAGAAGATCTAGTACTGGAGTTCTGGCTTCTTGCTCCGCAGTCTCTGGAGGGAGGGGAGTCTGCCTGTGTGTGCATTGTGGAGGCTTAGGCCCAGAAAGGAGAGGCAGCTTTCCTATATAGCCATTGCCTGGTGCTGTTACCGTGGAGAGGACTCTTCTGTCCTGCCTTGGCCTAGCTTTTCCAGAGGGATCCCACAGatcaggggttggggaggggaatGAAGGGGTGACTCATTTCTGGACTGAGGGTTCCTCTGCCCCCCGGCAGGTGCCCTTCACAGTGCTGCAGGGTGAGGGAGTGGAGTTCCTGGGCCGGGCAACTGATGCCCTCATTGCCATCTCCAACTACCGGCTGCATATCAAGTTCAAGGACTCTGTCATCAACGTGAGTTCCTGTCTTGTTCTCCCACACTCAGACCAGAATCCCTGTGAGGTTCAAGATGAGATTGCTGCAATGCTCTACTTAATCATGTCTCCAGAAAGTTGGGgttcccttctttttctcactagcctttcttttcctgcctcGCTCTCCTAGCTAtgagtctgtctttctgtctctctcacttattcccccttcccctcttctcaCTTTCCCCTACCCTGTTGCTGGCCCTTCTAAGGGGCACAGAGGCATTGTTGGAA
Encoded here:
- the SEPTIN4 gene encoding septin-4 isoform X2, yielding MIKRFLEDKDDAELNKFVKDFPGSESCHQPEAKTWASRPQILEPRPQAPDLCQDDLEFRTPSWPQPSDSQQYFSASAPLSPSARPRSPWGKLDPYDSSEDDKEYVGFATLPNQVHRKSVKKGFDFTLMVAGESGLGKSTLVNSLFLTDLYRDRKLLSAEERIMQTVEITKHAVDIEEKGVRLRLTIVDTPGFGDAVNNTECWKPVAEYIDQQFEQYFRDESGLNRKNIQDNRVHCCLYFISPFGHGLRPLDVEFMKALHQRVNIVPILAKADTLTPPEVERKKRKIREEIERFGIKVYQFPDCDSDEDEDFKLQDQALKESIPFAVIGSNTVVEARGRRVRGRLYPWGIVEVENPGHCDFVKLRTMLVRTHMQDLKDVTRETHYENYRAQCIQSMTRLVVKERNRNKLTRESGTDFPIPAVPPGTDPETERLIREKDEELRRMQEMLHKIQRQMKETH